The Streptomyces luteogriseus genome includes a window with the following:
- the argG gene encoding argininosuccinate synthase — MSKVLTSLPAGERVGIAFSGGLDTSVAVAWMRDKGAVPCTYTADIGQYDEPDIASVPGRAKTYGAEIARLVDCRAALVEEGLAALTCGAFHIRSGGRAYFNTTPIGRAVTGTLLVRAMLEDDVQIWGDGSTFKGNDIERFYRYGLLANPHLRIYKPWLDAAFVTELGGRKEMSEWLVAHGLPYRDSTEKAYSTDANIWGATHEAKTLEHLDTGVETVEPIMGVRFWDPSVEIAAEDVTIGFAEGRPVSVNGKEFASPVDLVMEANAIGGRHGLGMSDQIENRIIEAKSRGIYEAPGMALLHAAYERLVNAIHNEDTLAQYHTEGRRLGRLMYEGRWLDPQALMIRESLQRWVGAAVTGEVTLRLRRGEDYSILDTTGPAFSYHPDKLSMERTEDSAFGPVDRIGQLTMRNLDIADSRAKLEQYAGIGLIGTGSPTVGASQAAATGLIGTMPELPQGGAQAIASRGEVSEEDAWLDRAAMESGTD; from the coding sequence ATGTCCAAGGTCCTCACCTCCCTGCCCGCCGGCGAACGCGTCGGCATCGCCTTCTCGGGCGGTCTCGACACCTCCGTCGCGGTCGCGTGGATGCGCGACAAGGGCGCCGTCCCGTGCACCTACACCGCCGACATCGGCCAGTACGACGAGCCCGACATCGCCTCGGTGCCCGGCCGCGCCAAGACGTACGGGGCCGAGATCGCGCGTCTGGTCGACTGCCGTGCCGCGCTCGTGGAGGAGGGCCTGGCCGCGCTGACCTGCGGCGCGTTCCACATCCGCTCGGGCGGGCGGGCGTACTTCAACACCACCCCGATCGGCCGTGCCGTCACCGGCACGCTCCTGGTCCGGGCGATGCTCGAGGACGACGTCCAGATCTGGGGCGACGGCTCGACCTTCAAGGGCAACGACATCGAGCGGTTCTACCGCTACGGCCTGCTCGCCAACCCGCACCTGCGCATCTACAAGCCCTGGCTGGACGCGGCCTTCGTGACGGAGCTCGGCGGCCGCAAGGAAATGTCCGAGTGGCTGGTCGCGCACGGGCTGCCCTACCGGGACAGCACGGAGAAGGCGTACTCCACGGACGCCAACATCTGGGGCGCCACCCACGAGGCCAAGACCCTGGAGCACCTGGACACCGGCGTCGAGACCGTCGAGCCGATCATGGGCGTCCGGTTCTGGGACCCGTCGGTCGAGATCGCCGCCGAGGACGTGACGATCGGCTTCGCCGAGGGCCGTCCGGTGTCGGTCAACGGCAAGGAGTTCGCCTCCCCCGTCGACCTGGTGATGGAGGCCAACGCCATCGGCGGCCGGCACGGCCTGGGCATGTCGGACCAGATCGAGAACCGGATCATCGAGGCCAAGAGCCGCGGCATCTACGAGGCCCCGGGCATGGCCCTGCTGCACGCCGCCTACGAGCGCCTCGTCAACGCGATCCACAACGAGGACACCCTCGCCCAGTACCACACCGAGGGCCGGCGCCTGGGCCGGCTGATGTACGAGGGCCGCTGGCTGGACCCGCAGGCGCTGATGATCCGCGAGTCGCTCCAGCGCTGGGTCGGCGCGGCCGTCACCGGCGAGGTGACGCTGCGGCTGCGGCGCGGTGAGGACTACTCGATCCTCGACACCACGGGCCCGGCGTTCAGCTACCACCCGGACAAGCTGTCCATGGAGCGCACCGAGGACTCCGCGTTCGGCCCGGTGGACCGGATCGGCCAGCTCACCATGCGCAACCTCGACATCGCCGACTCCCGCGCCAAGCTGGAGCAGTACGCCGGCATCGGCCTGATCGGCACCGGCAGCCCCACCGTCGGCGCCTCCCAGGCCGCCGCGACCGGCCTCATCGGCACCATGCCCGAGCTGCCGCAGGGCGGCGCCCAGGCCATCGCCTCCCGGGGCGAGGTCTCGGAGGAGGACGCGTGGCTGGACCGGGCCGCGATGGAGTCCGGCACGGACTGA
- the pntB gene encoding Re/Si-specific NAD(P)(+) transhydrogenase subunit beta, which translates to MTTDTAAQAAYVVAALLFILSLAGLSQHKTSRSGVVWGIAGMVVALAATVGLASRSITASGLVLIVVATALGAGIGLWRARVVEMTGMPELIAIMHSLVGLAAAFVGWNGYLDVDAELSGSLLGIHHAEVFIGVFIGAVTFTGSVVAYLKLSARINSRPLTLPGKHILNIGALVAFVGLTVAFVVRPGMGLLIAVTVIALALGAHLVASIGGGDMPVVVSMLNSYSGWAAAASGFLLANNLLIVTGALVGSSGAYLSYIMCKAMNRSFISVIAGGFGTPAASADDDEQGEHREINAEETAELLGNATSVIITPGYGMAVAQAQYPVAELARKLRDRGVEVRFGIHPVAGRLPGHMNVLLAEANVPYDIVLEMDEINDDFAATSVVLVIGANDTVNPAATDNPSSPIAGMPVLHVWEAANVIVFKRSMAAGYAGVQNPLFFRENTQMLFGDARQRVEDILRGLDSLDAPVREMAGTTR; encoded by the coding sequence CCGCCCAGGCCGCCTACGTCGTCGCGGCGCTGCTGTTCATCCTCAGCCTCGCCGGACTCTCCCAGCACAAGACGTCCCGTTCGGGAGTCGTCTGGGGCATCGCGGGCATGGTCGTCGCCCTGGCCGCCACTGTCGGGCTCGCCTCCCGCAGCATCACCGCGAGCGGGCTCGTGCTGATCGTCGTCGCCACCGCTCTCGGCGCGGGCATCGGCCTGTGGCGGGCCCGGGTGGTGGAGATGACCGGCATGCCGGAGCTGATCGCCATCATGCACAGCCTCGTGGGCCTCGCCGCCGCGTTCGTCGGCTGGAACGGCTACCTCGACGTCGACGCCGAGCTGTCCGGTTCGCTGCTGGGCATCCATCACGCCGAGGTGTTCATCGGGGTGTTCATCGGCGCCGTCACCTTCACCGGTTCCGTCGTCGCCTACCTGAAGCTGTCGGCGCGCATCAACTCCCGCCCGCTGACACTGCCGGGCAAGCACATTCTCAACATCGGCGCGCTCGTGGCCTTCGTGGGGCTCACGGTGGCGTTCGTCGTGCGCCCCGGCATGGGCCTGCTCATCGCGGTGACCGTGATCGCGCTCGCTCTCGGCGCGCACCTGGTCGCCTCCATCGGCGGCGGTGACATGCCGGTGGTCGTCTCCATGCTCAACAGCTACTCCGGCTGGGCGGCGGCGGCTTCGGGCTTCCTGCTCGCCAACAACCTGCTGATCGTCACCGGCGCGCTGGTCGGTTCCTCCGGTGCCTACCTGTCGTACATCATGTGCAAGGCGATGAACCGCTCCTTCATCTCGGTGATCGCGGGCGGTTTCGGCACCCCGGCGGCGTCCGCCGACGACGACGAGCAGGGCGAGCACCGGGAGATCAACGCCGAGGAGACCGCGGAACTCCTCGGCAACGCCACCTCGGTCATCATCACGCCGGGCTACGGCATGGCCGTCGCCCAGGCCCAGTACCCCGTCGCCGAACTGGCGCGCAAGCTGCGCGACCGGGGCGTGGAGGTGCGCTTCGGCATCCACCCCGTCGCGGGCCGGCTGCCCGGGCACATGAACGTGCTGCTCGCCGAGGCCAACGTGCCCTACGACATCGTCCTGGAGATGGACGAGATCAACGACGACTTCGCCGCCACCTCGGTCGTCCTGGTCATCGGCGCCAACGACACGGTCAACCCGGCCGCGACCGACAACCCCTCCAGCCCCATCGCCGGGATGCCGGTCCTGCACGTGTGGGAGGCGGCCAACGTGATCGTCTTCAAGCGGTCCATGGCCGCCGGCTACGCGGGCGTGCAGAACCCGCTGTTCTTCCGCGAGAACACGCAGATGCTGTTCGGCGACGCCAGGCAGCGCGTGGAGGACATCCTGCGCGGCCTGGACTCCCTGGACGCACCGGTCCGGGAGATGGCCGGCACGACACGCTGA